The window TATCAAGAGTTTTCGACAAAATTAAAAAAATACTATAAAGAATTTCTTCATAGTATTAATTATCTTCATAATTACGCAGCAACTGCTACAGCATCAGTAATAACATCAGTAGATGTTATTGTTGAATTAGAATTAAAAATAAAGTTATATACTTCTTCATAATGTTTAATCGGAATAATTTTTAATTCATTTAACACCTCGTTAGGAATATCATCTAAATCTTTCATATTTTTATCAGGTATTAAAATTGTACTAATCCCACTACGATGAGCAGAAATTGATTTTTCTTTTAAACCACCAATCGGTAAAACATTTCCTCGTAAAGTTATTTCCCCAGTCATTCCAACATCACTAGACACAGGTCTTTTAGTTAAAGCAGAAATTATTGCTGTTGTTATTGTAATCCCCGCTGAAGGTCCATCTTTAGGCACTGCCCCTTCAGGAACATGAATATGAATATCATTATTACTAAAAAACTTGGAATCAATATTAAACTTCTTACTATTAGCTTTTAAATAATCCAAAGCAATATTTGCTGATTCCTTCATAACATCACCTAAAGTTCCTGTTAAAACTAACTGTCCTTTACCAGAAAAGAAATTTACTTCCATTGAGAGAATATCGCCACCAAAAGCAGTATATGCTAAACCAGTAGCAACACCAATTTGAGCTGTTCCTTCTTTTTCAGTATATTCAAACTTATGTTTACCTAGATATTGCTTAACCTTTTCAATATTCACTAATTCATCACTTAAATGTTTAGCTAAATAACGAACAATAAACTTTCTCGCAATTTGATGCAAATATCGCTCTAACTGTCGTACACCAGCTTCTCGAGTATAATATTTAATAATTTCTTTAATTGCACCATCTTCAAATTTTAATAACTGCTCATTTAAACCATTACCTTGCAATACTTTAGCAATTAAATGATTTTTAGCAATTTCCATTTTTTCAATTTCTGTGTACGACGATAATTGAATAATTTCCATTCGGTCTAATAATGGTTCGGGAATATCTTCCATATAGTTAGCCGTAGCAATAAACATTACTTTTGACAAATCATAATTTTCTTCTAAGTAATGATCAGAAAACTCAAAATTTTGTTCTGGGTCTAATACTTCCAACATCGCACTAGCAGGATCACCACGATAATCATTAGCCATCTTATCAATTTCATCAAGCAAAAATAAAGGATTAATACTTTTAGCTCGTTTCATTGATTGGATTATTCTTCCTGGCATTGAACCAATATATGTTTTTCGATGACCACGAATTTCTGATTCATCACGAACACCACCTAATGATAACTTCACAAAATTTCTTCCTGTTGCTTCAGCAATTGACTTAGCAAGAGAAGTTTTTCCTACTCCGGGAGGACCTACTAAACAAATAATATGTCCTTTTAATGATTTAGTCATTTGTTTAACAGCTAAATGTTCAATAATTCGCTCTTTAACTTTTTCCAAACCATAATGATATTTATCTAAAGTTTGTAAAGCAAATGGTAAATCCTCAATTTCTTGCTTTTCTTCGTGTCAAGGAATCGCCATTACCCATTCAATGTATGTTCTAATAATATTAGCTTCACTTGATGCTTGTGGCATCAGTTCATAACGATTAATTTCTTCCTTAACACGAACTTTAATATTTTCAGGAAATGGTTCTTTTTGAAGACGATCTAAATATTTCTTCATCTCATTACTATCATCATCAATTTCACCTAATTCTTCTTTAATTGCTTCAAGTTTTTCTCGTAAATAAAATTTCTTTTGCTGTTCATCAATTCTAACTTTAATTCTTTCAGA is drawn from Spiroplasma endosymbiont of Clivina fossor and contains these coding sequences:
- the lon gene encoding endopeptidase La, translating into MIDKEQIKSLENIPVLVTRGSYIYPGFEQVLEIGRNKSLKTIEVAKDNFDNQVILVSQKKPLDDEPTIDQIFDVGVIANLKIKKVWEEGSFTVNFKSLNRVKLLNLKDNGTYYESDIEILESNHEGSVEELVQKITNNLTGLLEMQEGLPEDILQEIKVNINSSPGEVIDTLAQFLPFLPLDKKQAILEELNVEQRLNLLVDNVNSRKQTGEIDQNISERIKVRIDEQQKKFYLREKLEAIKEELGEIDDDSNEMKKYLDRLQKEPFPENIKVRVKEEINRYELMPQASSEANIIRTYIEWVMAIPWHEEKQEIEDLPFALQTLDKYHYGLEKVKERIIEHLAVKQMTKSLKGHIICLVGPPGVGKTSLAKSIAEATGRNFVKLSLGGVRDESEIRGHRKTYIGSMPGRIIQSMKRAKSINPLFLLDEIDKMANDYRGDPASAMLEVLDPEQNFEFSDHYLEENYDLSKVMFIATANYMEDIPEPLLDRMEIIQLSSYTEIEKMEIAKNHLIAKVLQGNGLNEQLLKFEDGAIKEIIKYYTREAGVRQLERYLHQIARKFIVRYLAKHLSDELVNIEKVKQYLGKHKFEYTEKEGTAQIGVATGLAYTAFGGDILSMEVNFFSGKGQLVLTGTLGDVMKESANIALDYLKANSKKFNIDSKFFSNNDIHIHVPEGAVPKDGPSAGITITTAIISALTKRPVSSDVGMTGEITLRGNVLPIGGLKEKSISAHRSGISTILIPDKNMKDLDDIPNEVLNELKIIPIKHYEEVYNFIFNSNSTITSTDVITDAVAVAA